In bacterium, a single window of DNA contains:
- a CDS encoding glycosyltransferase family 9 protein produces MPERLLIILLGAIGDVVCGMPLAQRLRAGWTRTRIMWAVEPAAAPLLAHHPAVDDVLVFRRGGGAPALLRMLRGLRERRADVVLDLQRHFKSGLFSWATRAPRRVGFHWRNSREGNWFFNTETIEPVQTFTLKVTHFQRFADRLGVLPAPLTFGLAATAEERQRVATLLADAGERPAVLYVGSTWPSRRWLPAATAELCRLLRALGLPVVLVGGPADAAFAEAVGAAGAGPLINLVGRTGLRDVIAVMERAAVAIGPDTGPMHIAAAVGAPVVALFGATSPRRSGPWGWHDYVLRGEAPCVPCYRPRCPIGRLCMETITPGKVIERVEAALARGAAAAGEEGG; encoded by the coding sequence ATGCCGGAGCGCCTGCTCATCATCCTGCTCGGCGCCATCGGCGACGTCGTCTGCGGCATGCCGCTGGCCCAGCGGCTGCGCGCCGGGTGGACGCGGACCCGCATCATGTGGGCGGTCGAGCCGGCGGCGGCGCCGCTGCTCGCGCATCATCCGGCGGTCGACGACGTCCTGGTCTTCCGCCGCGGCGGCGGCGCGCCGGCGCTGCTCCGCATGCTGCGCGGGCTGCGCGAGCGGCGCGCCGACGTGGTCCTCGACCTGCAGCGCCACTTCAAGAGCGGCCTCTTCAGTTGGGCGACGCGGGCGCCGCGGCGGGTTGGCTTCCACTGGCGGAACTCGCGCGAGGGCAACTGGTTCTTCAACACCGAGACCATCGAGCCGGTGCAGACCTTCACCCTCAAGGTGACCCACTTCCAGCGCTTCGCGGATCGCCTCGGCGTCCTGCCGGCGCCGCTGACCTTCGGCCTGGCGGCGACCGCGGAGGAGCGGCAGCGGGTGGCGACGCTGCTCGCCGACGCCGGCGAGCGGCCGGCGGTCCTCTACGTCGGCTCGACGTGGCCGAGCCGCCGCTGGCTGCCGGCGGCGACCGCCGAGCTGTGCCGGCTGCTGCGCGCCCTCGGCCTGCCGGTGGTGCTGGTCGGCGGGCCGGCCGACGCCGCCTTCGCCGAGGCCGTGGGCGCGGCCGGCGCCGGGCCGCTGATCAACCTGGTCGGACGCACGGGGTTGCGCGACGTGATCGCGGTGATGGAGCGGGCGGCGGTGGCGATCGGACCGGACACCGGGCCGATGCACATCGCCGCCGCCGTCGGCGCGCCCGTGGTGGCGCTGTTCGGCGCCACCAGTCCGCGGCGCTCCGGGCCGTGGGGCTGGCACGACTACGTGCTCCGCGGCGAGGCGCCGTGCGTCCCGTGCTACCGTCCGCGCTGTCCGATCGGTCGCCTGTGCATGGAGACCATCACGCCGGGGAAGGTGATCGAGCGGGTCGAGGCGGCGCTGGCGCGCGGCGCGGCGGCGGCTGGAGAGGAGGGCGGATGA
- a CDS encoding glycosyltransferase family 2 protein, translated as MRVSGFSFVRNAIDLYYPVLESIRSALPICDEFVVAAGDSTDGTSALLRGIGDPKLRLIETVWDQSQFVRGASNAVQTNIALDACGGDWCFYLQADEVVHEDDLEPLRRRMRSYLHDPRVDGLLFEYLHFYADYDHVHAGHAWYRREVRVVRGQRGIRSWKSAQGFRRADGSKLRVVPAGARIFHYGWVRPPRRMSAKARALAEVHLGAAGARAHVPDIDTGYDFGRLHGRTRFTGTHPAVMRERIAACDWRVEPTATERKHDRLGQRVLSFLENQVLGFRVAEHRNYVLIPP; from the coding sequence GTGCGCGTCAGTGGCTTCAGCTTCGTCCGCAACGCCATCGACCTCTACTATCCGGTGCTGGAGTCGATCCGCTCGGCGCTGCCGATCTGCGACGAGTTCGTGGTCGCGGCGGGCGACTCGACCGACGGCACCAGCGCGTTGTTGCGCGGCATCGGCGACCCCAAGCTGCGTCTCATCGAGACGGTGTGGGACCAGTCGCAGTTCGTGCGCGGCGCCAGCAACGCGGTGCAGACCAACATCGCGCTCGATGCCTGCGGCGGCGACTGGTGCTTCTACCTCCAGGCCGACGAGGTGGTGCACGAGGACGACCTGGAGCCGCTGCGCCGGCGCATGCGGAGCTACCTGCACGACCCGCGGGTCGATGGGCTGCTGTTCGAGTACCTGCACTTCTACGCCGACTACGACCATGTCCACGCCGGCCACGCCTGGTACCGCCGCGAGGTCCGAGTCGTCCGCGGCCAACGCGGCATCCGCTCCTGGAAGAGCGCCCAGGGGTTCCGCCGCGCCGACGGCAGCAAGCTGCGGGTCGTGCCGGCGGGGGCCCGCATCTTCCACTACGGCTGGGTGCGGCCGCCGCGCCGCATGTCGGCCAAGGCGCGCGCCCTCGCCGAGGTCCACCTCGGCGCCGCCGGCGCCCGCGCCCACGTCCCCGACATCGACACCGGCTACGATTTCGGTCGGCTGCACGGCCGCACCCGTTTCACCGGCACCCACCCGGCGGTGATGCGCGAGCGCATCGCCGCCTGCGACTGGCGCGTCGAGCCGACGGCCACCGAGCGCAAGCACGACCGCCTCGGGCAGCGGGTACTGTCGTTCCTCGAGAACCAGGTGCTCGGGTTTCGCGTGGCGGAGCACCGGAACTACGTGCTGATCCCGCCGTGA
- a CDS encoding FkbM family methyltransferase — protein sequence MPKQGLAEALKSVRYAGGVANWLQIGAAALRGEEVTRLRLRNGLEIESAPGALLVPLYKEIVYKDDYRLRRDPLPPGAVVIDVGANIGMFALHVAADHGAARVLAFEPFPESFALLQRNAARNRLDAIQPIPLAIAGQAGTRELHMQGRHGVHSLFGTSGEAVRIECITLADALARYDVARCDFLKLDCEGAEYEILLDAPSDAYARIRRIALEYHDWITDHHHDELVRRLAAEGFAVTTRDHLPSRTGYVFAERRA from the coding sequence ATGCCGAAGCAGGGCCTCGCGGAAGCGCTGAAGTCGGTCCGCTACGCCGGCGGGGTCGCCAACTGGCTGCAGATCGGCGCCGCGGCGCTGCGCGGCGAGGAGGTGACCCGCCTGCGCCTGCGCAACGGCCTCGAGATCGAGAGCGCGCCGGGGGCGCTGCTGGTGCCGCTGTACAAGGAGATCGTCTACAAGGACGACTACCGGCTGCGCCGCGACCCCCTGCCGCCCGGCGCGGTGGTGATCGACGTCGGCGCCAACATCGGCATGTTCGCGCTGCACGTCGCCGCCGACCACGGCGCGGCGCGCGTCCTCGCCTTCGAGCCGTTTCCGGAGAGCTTCGCGCTGCTGCAGCGCAACGCGGCGCGCAACCGCCTCGACGCCATCCAGCCGATCCCGCTCGCCATCGCCGGGCAGGCCGGCACGCGCGAGCTGCACATGCAGGGGCGGCACGGCGTCCATTCCCTGTTCGGCACCTCCGGCGAGGCGGTGCGCATCGAGTGCATCACCCTGGCCGACGCCTTGGCGCGCTACGACGTGGCGCGCTGCGACTTCCTCAAGCTCGACTGCGAAGGCGCCGAGTACGAGATCCTGCTCGACGCGCCCTCCGACGCCTACGCCCGCATCCGCCGCATCGCCCTCGAGTATCACGACTGGATCACCGACCATCACCACGACGAGCTGGTGCGGCGTCTCGCGGCCGAGGGCTTCGCGGTGACGACGCGCGATCACCTGCCGTCGCGCACGGGCTACGTGTTCGCGGAGCGCAGAGCGTGA
- a CDS encoding glycosyltransferase codes for MISLAVIVSTYENPRALDLVLSGLARQTRPPQELLIADDGSGEETRRLIASWTRRLPYPVRHVWHPDAGFRKCRILNQAILAARAEYLVFFDGDCIPAAHCLAVHAARAAPGRYVSGGKVLLGRHASAALDAAAVRRGVLDRPGRWWLDVAKRRRLVASWIPGLRDLLDRNVPRPPGWRGENASTWARHAHAVGGFDERFTYGYEDADFGQRLLLAGVVGVSVRYTAPVYHLDHPRPWRNDAVIAANRALYDQNRAAGVVRTPHGIHE; via the coding sequence ATGATCTCGCTCGCCGTCATCGTCTCGACCTACGAGAACCCGCGCGCCCTCGATCTGGTGCTGAGCGGATTGGCGCGGCAGACGCGGCCGCCGCAGGAGCTGCTGATCGCCGACGACGGCAGCGGCGAGGAGACGCGGCGGCTGATCGCATCCTGGACCCGCCGCCTGCCGTATCCGGTGCGCCACGTCTGGCATCCCGACGCGGGCTTCCGCAAATGCCGCATTCTCAACCAGGCGATCCTCGCCGCCCGCGCCGAGTACCTGGTGTTCTTCGACGGCGACTGCATCCCCGCCGCGCACTGCCTGGCGGTGCATGCCGCCCGCGCCGCCCCGGGTCGCTACGTCAGCGGCGGCAAGGTGCTGCTGGGGCGGCACGCCAGCGCGGCGCTCGACGCCGCGGCGGTGCGCCGCGGCGTGCTGGACCGCCCGGGGCGCTGGTGGCTCGACGTCGCGAAGCGGCGCCGCCTGGTCGCGAGTTGGATCCCCGGCCTGCGCGACCTGCTCGACCGCAACGTGCCGCGGCCACCCGGGTGGCGGGGCGAGAACGCCTCCACCTGGGCTCGCCACGCGCATGCCGTCGGCGGCTTCGACGAGCGCTTCACCTACGGCTACGAGGACGCCGACTTCGGCCAGCGCCTGCTGCTCGCCGGCGTGGTCGGCGTCTCCGTCCGCTACACCGCCCCCGTCTACCACCTCGATCACCCGCGCCCCTGGCGCAACGACGCGGTGATCGCCGCCAACAGGGCGCTGTACGATCAGAATCGGGCCGCGGGGGTCGTGCGGACGCCCCACGGCATCCACGAATGA
- a CDS encoding glycosyltransferase family 2 protein — translation MSDLPPISACVVTRDEADRIEDCLRSLAWCDEVVVVDSHSTDDTRQRAAALGARVIERDWPGFAAQKEFAVRAAAHDWVLVIDADERVSEPLQAAIAARRATGFAGAAAYSLPRCSQYLGRWIRHGTWYPDRSVRLFDRRRGHFAAKATYDLHERVVVDGPVAALHEDLLHIPYRSISEHLRTIDRYTTIMAEGLHARGRRAGALDLVLHPAWRFFQFYVLKAGFRDGWRGLLLAYLAAHYVRLRYAKLLALQGDGR, via the coding sequence ATGAGCGATCTGCCGCCGATCAGCGCCTGCGTCGTCACCCGCGACGAGGCGGACCGCATCGAGGACTGCCTGCGCTCGCTCGCCTGGTGCGACGAGGTCGTGGTCGTCGACTCGCACTCCACCGACGACACGCGCCAGCGCGCCGCGGCGTTGGGCGCGCGGGTGATCGAGCGCGACTGGCCGGGGTTTGCGGCGCAGAAGGAATTCGCGGTGCGCGCCGCGGCGCACGACTGGGTGCTGGTGATCGACGCCGACGAGCGGGTTTCCGAGCCGCTGCAGGCGGCGATCGCCGCCCGCCGCGCCACCGGCTTCGCCGGCGCCGCCGCCTACTCGCTGCCGCGCTGCAGCCAATACCTCGGGCGCTGGATCCGCCACGGCACCTGGTATCCCGACCGCTCGGTGCGCCTGTTCGATCGCCGCCGCGGCCATTTCGCCGCCAAGGCGACCTACGACCTGCACGAGCGGGTGGTGGTGGACGGCCCGGTCGCCGCGCTCCACGAAGACCTCCTGCACATCCCCTACCGCTCGATCAGCGAGCACCTGCGCACCATCGACCGCTACACCACGATCATGGCGGAGGGCCTGCACGCGCGTGGCCGCCGCGCCGGCGCCCTCGACCTGGTGCTCCATCCGGCGTGGCGCTTCTTCCAGTTCTACGTCCTGAAGGCCGGCTTCCGCGACGGCTGGCGCGGCCTGCTGCTCGCCTACCTGGCGGCGCACTACGTGCGGCTGCGCTATGCCAAGCTGCTGGCGTTGCAGGGCGACGGCCGATGA
- a CDS encoding glycosyltransferase family 4 protein, translating to MNTPSPLTIAHVVAERRFSGGEVQVFLLMEGLARRGHRNVLLCPPGSAAAAAAARRGIAVRPVAMRGDLDLIAAWRLSGALRGADLVHLHTGRAAWLGGLAARRAGLPAVVTRRMDRPVRRGWRTRLIYERCSQRTAAIAPGIVAQLIAGGVPRQRIVLIPSAVDPERVRPRLGTAAVRGAQGAAADATVLLCAAALVRRKGIDVLLDALAALAARGLRPLLWVAGEGPEGAALAAQAERCGVAAQVAWLGQRDDVGDLLAAADVFVLPSRAEGLGVAALEAMAAGRPVVASAVGGLAEAVVDGRTGLLVPPGDAVALGAALERLLREPALRAALGAAGPTRVGEGFLAEQMVAAYERLYRDVLGR from the coding sequence GTGAACACCCCGTCTCCACTCACCATCGCCCACGTCGTCGCCGAGCGCCGGTTCTCCGGCGGCGAGGTGCAGGTGTTCCTGCTCATGGAGGGCCTGGCGCGGCGCGGGCATCGCAACGTGCTGCTCTGCCCGCCCGGCAGCGCCGCGGCGGCCGCGGCCGCGCGGCGGGGCATCGCCGTGCGGCCGGTGGCGATGCGGGGCGACCTCGACCTCATCGCCGCCTGGCGGCTGTCCGGCGCGCTGCGCGGCGCCGATCTCGTCCACCTCCACACCGGCCGCGCCGCCTGGCTCGGCGGCCTCGCCGCGCGGCGCGCCGGACTGCCGGCGGTGGTCACCCGGCGCATGGATCGGCCGGTGCGGCGCGGCTGGCGCACGCGGCTCATCTACGAGCGCTGCAGCCAGCGCACCGCGGCGATCGCGCCCGGCATCGTCGCGCAACTGATCGCCGGCGGCGTGCCGCGCCAGCGCATCGTCCTCATCCCCAGCGCGGTCGATCCGGAGCGCGTGCGGCCGCGTCTCGGCACCGCGGCGGTGCGCGGCGCGCAAGGGGCGGCGGCCGACGCGACGGTCCTCCTGTGCGCCGCGGCGCTGGTGCGGCGGAAGGGGATCGACGTGCTGCTCGACGCCCTGGCGGCGCTGGCGGCGCGCGGCCTGCGGCCGCTCCTCTGGGTCGCCGGCGAGGGGCCGGAGGGCGCGGCGCTGGCGGCGCAGGCCGAACGGTGCGGCGTGGCGGCGCAGGTCGCCTGGCTCGGCCAGCGCGACGACGTCGGCGATCTGCTCGCCGCCGCCGACGTCTTCGTCCTGCCGTCGCGCGCCGAGGGGCTCGGCGTGGCGGCGCTCGAGGCGATGGCGGCCGGCCGCCCGGTGGTGGCGAGCGCCGTCGGCGGCCTCGCCGAGGCGGTGGTCGACGGCCGCACCGGCCTGCTGGTGCCGCCCGGCGACGCGGTCGCCCTCGGGGCCGCGCTCGAGCGCCTGCTGCGCGAGCCGGCCCTGCGCGCCGCCCTCGGCGCCGCCGGCCCGACACGGGTCGGGGAGGGGTTCCTGGCGGAGCAGATGGTCGCGGCGTATGAGCGCCTCTACCGCGACGTGCTCGGACGATGA
- a CDS encoding glycosyltransferase: MDVTLLIPHFQTLDAIRLCLRSIRRYTDPAPRVLVLDNGSRDGARDYLRSLTWVECVDTGIANDLVAAQAAALNLGAARVRSPVFAVLHSDTYVHRAGWLSMLLRVLRRGYAAVGSRHQTIRVYDAAWAARLAERSAPLLARWRGRTTGDGVPWLRSCLTLYRTAAFRAAGCAFASDGREDATHAANAALAARGERLLSLPDRAVGYYVFHKGDTTRIANRLFRAADPEFAARIRRHRRHVDGFLARPATRAILADASLDR, translated from the coding sequence ATGGACGTCACGCTCCTCATCCCCCACTTCCAGACCCTGGACGCGATCCGGCTCTGTCTGCGTTCGATCCGCCGCTATACCGACCCGGCGCCGCGGGTGCTGGTGCTCGACAACGGCTCGCGCGACGGCGCGCGCGACTACCTGCGGTCGCTCACCTGGGTCGAGTGCGTGGACACCGGCATCGCCAACGATCTCGTCGCCGCCCAGGCGGCGGCGCTCAACCTCGGGGCGGCGCGGGTGCGCTCGCCCGTGTTCGCGGTCCTGCACTCCGACACCTACGTGCACCGCGCCGGTTGGCTGTCGATGCTCCTCCGCGTCCTGCGACGCGGCTACGCGGCGGTCGGCTCGCGCCACCAGACCATCCGCGTCTACGACGCCGCCTGGGCGGCGCGACTGGCCGAGCGCAGCGCGCCGCTGCTGGCGCGCTGGCGCGGCCGCACCACCGGCGACGGCGTGCCCTGGCTGCGCTCCTGCCTGACGCTCTATCGCACCGCCGCCTTCCGCGCCGCCGGCTGCGCCTTCGCCAGCGACGGCCGCGAGGACGCCACCCATGCCGCCAATGCCGCCCTGGCGGCGCGCGGCGAACGCCTGTTGTCGCTGCCCGACCGCGCCGTCGGCTACTACGTCTTCCACAAGGGCGACACGACGCGCATCGCCAATCGCCTCTTCCGCGCCGCCGACCCCGAATTCGCCGCCCGCATCCGCCGCCACCGCCGCCACGTCGACGGCTTCCTCGCCCGCCCGGCGACGCGGGCGATCCTCGCCGACGCGTCACTGGATCGATGA
- a CDS encoding class I SAM-dependent methyltransferase — MPDIAPLSHSVTSERVLGLLDGLDWRQARVCDVGAGNGYFSQALGERLRARGLDPAAHLAACDVVPAAFRYPRLRCDAIAADGVLPYPDASFDAVVSIEVVEHVENQFAFLRELARIARPGAPVIVTTPNTLNANSRLRTLLQGFPLLFDPLPLAAGDVRHLSGHIHPVSPYFLALAALRAGLTAPRFHPDRTKTSAVIQTALLAPALWLAAAAQRRRLRRKWPGLYEQNAALLRAVNGWGMLTCRTAVLAVAKPR, encoded by the coding sequence ATGCCCGATATCGCTCCCCTCTCCCACTCCGTCACCAGCGAGCGCGTGCTCGGGCTGCTCGACGGGCTCGATTGGCGGCAGGCTCGGGTCTGCGACGTCGGCGCCGGCAACGGCTACTTCTCGCAGGCGCTGGGCGAGCGGCTGCGGGCCCGCGGCCTCGACCCCGCCGCCCATCTCGCCGCCTGCGATGTCGTGCCGGCGGCGTTCCGCTATCCGCGGCTGCGCTGCGACGCCATCGCCGCCGACGGCGTCCTCCCCTACCCCGATGCGAGCTTCGACGCGGTGGTCAGCATCGAGGTGGTGGAGCACGTCGAGAACCAGTTCGCCTTCCTGCGCGAGCTGGCGCGCATCGCCAGGCCCGGGGCGCCGGTGATCGTCACCACGCCCAACACGCTGAACGCCAACTCGCGTCTGCGCACGCTGCTGCAGGGCTTCCCGCTGCTCTTCGACCCGCTGCCGCTCGCCGCCGGCGACGTCCGCCACCTGAGCGGCCACATCCATCCCGTCAGCCCCTACTTCCTCGCGCTCGCTGCCCTGCGCGCGGGCCTCACGGCGCCGCGCTTCCATCCCGACCGCACCAAGACCTCCGCCGTCATCCAGACCGCCCTGCTCGCCCCCGCGCTGTGGCTCGCCGCCGCCGCGCAGCGCCGGCGCCTGCGCCGCAAGTGGCCGGGCCTCTACGAGCAGAACGCGGCGCTGCTGCGCGCCGTCAACGGCTGGGGCATGCTCACCTGCCGCACCGCGGTGCTGGCGGTCGCGAAGCCGCGCTGA
- a CDS encoding Trm112 family protein, which produces MAISKDLLDILACPKCKGPVQLTAAGDGLACGTCQLLYPIKDDIPVMLIDEALPLPG; this is translated from the coding sequence ATGGCCATCAGTAAGGACCTGCTCGACATCCTGGCGTGCCCGAAGTGCAAGGGCCCGGTGCAGCTCACCGCCGCCGGCGACGGCCTCGCCTGCGGCACCTGCCAGCTCCTCTACCCGATCAAGGACGACATTCCGGTGATGCTGATCGACGAAGCTTTGCCGCTGCCGGGCTGA